A region of Bombilactobacillus folatiphilus DNA encodes the following proteins:
- a CDS encoding BppU family phage baseplate upper protein, which produces MSKVFNLKLSVGQQHFGENSPVIIRQNDVGTQISAQILTDDSTPYDLTDCTITFNIRICGGEAVTMEPATVVDAVDGKINYSLTTDDSKYAGNAENAYFRIENTKTSVIETTGQVDLRVLEAAMITDDDYIIKVSDFKHKTKGDFAINPNLIGISWFVYANKDELYLQWPSDEISQKLYDKFNNPKPGVNIYEINNERSRYIIFAFKIPLNTTKILVKNFDPILPFGKTRSIVKFTKKDNSINPGGFNLHYIQIYDIDSATKIPGINMLEKNINGDVMNFSIDLTINPDVLTLDNYFLLATSIGTKNRKYASYNESQGFRLDNPSQNSISEGLTWLPSQIEVISYVLPK; this is translated from the coding sequence ATGTCCAAAGTATTTAATTTGAAGTTAAGTGTTGGACAACAACACTTTGGCGAAAACAGTCCCGTGATTATTCGTCAAAACGATGTTGGTACCCAAATTAGTGCTCAAATTCTAACTGATGATAGCACTCCATATGATTTAACTGATTGCACGATTACTTTTAATATACGGATCTGTGGCGGAGAAGCGGTAACCATGGAGCCAGCTACAGTTGTTGATGCCGTCGATGGGAAGATCAATTATTCTTTAACAACCGATGATAGTAAGTACGCAGGGAATGCCGAAAATGCTTATTTTCGAATTGAAAATACCAAAACGAGTGTAATTGAAACCACTGGGCAAGTGGATTTGCGTGTGTTAGAAGCAGCGATGATTACTGATGATGATTACATTATCAAAGTTAGCGATTTCAAGCATAAAACCAAAGGGGATTTTGCTATCAATCCTAATTTGATTGGTATAAGTTGGTTTGTTTATGCTAATAAGGATGAGTTGTATTTACAATGGCCCTCAGATGAAATTTCACAAAAGTTATATGATAAATTCAATAATCCTAAGCCAGGGGTTAACATTTATGAGATTAATAATGAACGTAGTCGCTATATTATTTTTGCTTTTAAAATACCGTTAAATACAACCAAAATTTTGGTCAAAAATTTTGATCCAATTCTTCCATTTGGGAAAACTAGATCTATTGTTAAATTTACCAAAAAAGATAATTCAATTAATCCAGGTGGTTTCAATCTACATTACATTCAAATATACGATATAGATTCCGCTACTAAAATTCCAGGGATAAATATGCTTGAGAAGAATATAAATGGTGACGTGATGAATTTCTCAATAGATTTAACAATTAATCCAGATGTTTTAACTTTAGATAACTATTTTCTTTTGGCAACGAGTATTGGTACAAAAAATCGAAAATATGCCTCATATAATGAATCACAAGGTTTTAGACTAGACAATCCTTCTCAAAATTCAATAAGCGAAGGGCTAACTTGGTTACCGTCTCAAATAGAGGTGATTAGCTATGTTTTACCCAAATGA
- a CDS encoding BppU family phage baseplate upper protein: protein MAKIFSVNFNLSHKYSGENNPIVIRQNDVGTQISAQILVDDDTPYDLTDCNITFNLKLQGHTAVLNEEVQITNAKQGLVNYLFTSKVTKFSGYAKHAYFQISDSKTKVVESTGDIDLKILPSFPILPDKDDNFKTETFKIINGSDGFDNNINLITNWDTYNYLFPVLNSTTPQPLVTNSDIYKTFRDNQQSENFFQFISNNTSPIVVFAYALKVHPKASKIRISNMGNIIGNVLFTGKCNSFGLTDKYGIVYYDWMRRYAKKIVPINALYFNGQDSLDYPEVTTLSIDENGNADSIEVDLTKNRRLLTTDNYFMLYSNDVENTKDYIKYQNLDPRLGDLEYENPHDKNPHILYHYFCIYNPQLEITSYYKD from the coding sequence ATGGCGAAAATATTTAGTGTTAACTTTAACTTGTCACATAAGTACAGCGGTGAAAACAATCCTATAGTTATTCGCCAAAACGATGTTGGTACGCAGATTAGCGCTCAAATTCTAGTTGATGACGATACTCCATATGATTTGACAGACTGTAATATCACTTTCAATCTCAAACTTCAAGGTCACACAGCTGTTCTAAATGAAGAAGTTCAAATTACAAATGCTAAGCAAGGTTTAGTAAATTATCTTTTCACATCTAAAGTTACAAAATTTTCGGGTTATGCTAAGCATGCATATTTTCAAATTAGTGATTCAAAAACCAAAGTAGTTGAATCGACTGGTGATATTGATTTAAAAATTTTGCCTAGTTTTCCTATATTGCCAGATAAGGACGATAATTTTAAAACAGAGACATTTAAAATAATTAATGGTTCTGATGGTTTTGATAATAATATTAATTTGATTACTAATTGGGATACTTATAACTATTTGTTCCCAGTATTAAATTCTACTACCCCACAACCGTTAGTTACTAATTCTGACATCTATAAAACTTTTCGTGATAATCAGCAATCTGAAAACTTTTTTCAATTTATTAGTAATAATACCAGCCCTATCGTGGTATTTGCGTATGCTTTGAAAGTACATCCTAAAGCTTCCAAAATTCGGATTAGTAATATGGGAAATATTATAGGCAATGTTCTTTTCACAGGCAAATGCAATAGCTTTGGATTAACTGACAAATATGGAATTGTTTACTATGATTGGATGCGGCGTTACGCCAAAAAGATTGTCCCAATAAATGCTCTCTACTTTAATGGTCAAGATTCTTTAGATTATCCAGAGGTTACAACTTTATCAATTGATGAAAATGGGAATGCGGATTCAATTGAGGTTGATCTTACCAAAAATAGAAGATTATTAACCACTGATAATTATTTTATGCTTTATAGTAATGATGTGGAAAATACCAAAGATTATATTAAATATCAAAATTTAGATCCCAGGCTGGGCGATTTGGAATATGAAAATCCACATGATAAAAACCCTCATATTTTATATCACTATTTTTGTATTTATAATCCCCAATTAGAAATCACTAGCTATTACAAAGACTAA
- a CDS encoding distal tail protein Dit: MYEFRDLSSNDSLNDNLPAEAMAFQRYGQFDYLEDLIPGYRTLQVTGRELTAYKLTEETPSGMDGSIVTNQVWPSRDIKIKYLLNSDTPYDFRQKYNKLMYFLSNQTLTFNFKDEADYFFYGGLSDVDTPEGGQSEVVSDFTLHCPSPWKFSDVKSLTVSDGQTINDHYLIYPVVPESISFTSTKANFQFQNVTSEQTFGLNTAHTNVVLAPNTGEVSANGQLILNDIVQFSELEQLKIKNGDQIKITNGSSAVIQYRRWLL; encoded by the coding sequence ATGTATGAGTTTAGAGATTTAAGTTCAAATGATAGTTTGAATGATAATTTACCTGCTGAAGCGATGGCTTTTCAACGATATGGGCAGTTTGATTATTTAGAAGACTTGATACCAGGCTATAGAACACTACAAGTAACGGGGCGTGAGCTAACTGCTTATAAATTAACAGAAGAAACACCAAGCGGAATGGATGGCTCAATTGTTACTAACCAAGTTTGGCCAAGCCGAGATATCAAGATTAAATACTTGCTTAATAGCGATACACCATATGATTTTCGTCAAAAATATAATAAATTGATGTACTTTTTAAGTAATCAGACTTTAACTTTTAATTTCAAAGATGAAGCTGATTACTTTTTTTACGGTGGTTTGAGTGATGTTGATACCCCTGAGGGAGGGCAGTCGGAAGTGGTTTCTGATTTCACACTCCATTGCCCGTCTCCATGGAAGTTTAGTGACGTTAAGTCACTGACGGTAAGTGATGGGCAAACAATTAATGACCACTATCTGATTTATCCAGTCGTCCCTGAAAGTATTAGTTTTACTTCCACAAAAGCAAACTTTCAGTTTCAAAATGTAACTAGTGAACAAACATTTGGGTTAAACACGGCTCATACAAATGTGGTTCTAGCCCCGAATACTGGTGAAGTTAGTGCTAATGGTCAGTTAATATTGAATGATATCGTGCAATTTAGTGAATTGGAGCAATTGAAAATTAAGAATGGTGATCAGATTAAGATTACAAATGGTAGTTCGGCAGTTATTCAGTATCGGAGATGGCTACTTTAA
- a CDS encoding phage tail spike protein, with the protein MATLMGTTLLLLNKNEEVTKRIPPKDLIELFETQELRSNDQLEGTLLAKDYMADFDDAKYVGVEIKDTREYHIYALTSWKVNNDHQITFSGIDEAHFELDADGFIQDRRFVMNDFAKVIHPIFEDSRWEIRSIPTEIPVGTINFYFVSRLAALKDVIDTFDVDVGFSYVIENNQITHRYVDFFNSMGKDSGKRFAYGSNLLSVVKETSTTDLYTAVVPRGDGIAKQDEDGNDTGGYSRKINIADEVWSKAKGDPVDKPQGQLYLEIPERTAQFGYPTGRPKVLIKDYDGIKDTTDLIRQAYLDLKDISRPKVQFTSDVINLGTVSLGDAITIIMPQYQIEYKTRIFKLKIDLVTNTRSVAEFGDYVVKTAGQRAYDMWLKQKKQQDNQDDVNQGLSNTIDQNKDDQDEINQNQDQINQDTTDKIDQNQEIQDTINQQLEAADQEAQKLIEQWQQQLTDQINQAQQDIGDYIQGQDQLGEIIFTGKNMLPTRGNIYNIVARTSLDSGKGQLIFNSNGLGYYDGNRLVKTAVTNDGRVYADAITGNQITGLTINSGTLKSGQISAAKIDGSYITGGTIYGTNISGGTVTGVKIQGGTISGNTTIALGGTRITSYGISVPELTVTGEINGVQAIGVSDHMYLGQKQLTWDGYYLYYGDHQIAFSEN; encoded by the coding sequence ATGGCTACTTTAATGGGAACAACACTGTTACTTTTAAATAAAAATGAAGAAGTCACTAAGCGAATCCCGCCCAAAGACCTAATTGAGTTGTTTGAAACTCAAGAATTACGGTCTAATGATCAATTAGAAGGTACTTTATTAGCTAAAGATTATATGGCAGATTTCGATGACGCCAAATATGTTGGTGTGGAAATTAAAGATACCCGTGAGTATCACATTTATGCGCTGACCAGTTGGAAAGTCAATAACGACCACCAGATTACCTTTAGTGGGATTGACGAGGCTCATTTTGAATTAGATGCTGATGGTTTTATTCAAGACCGCCGGTTTGTGATGAACGACTTTGCTAAGGTGATTCACCCCATTTTTGAAGACAGTCGGTGGGAGATTCGGTCAATTCCCACTGAAATCCCCGTGGGTACGATTAATTTTTATTTTGTCAGTCGGTTAGCGGCGTTAAAAGATGTAATTGACACGTTTGACGTTGATGTGGGTTTTAGTTATGTGATTGAAAATAATCAAATCACGCATCGTTATGTCGATTTCTTTAATTCCATGGGCAAAGATAGTGGCAAGCGATTTGCCTATGGGTCAAATCTGTTGTCAGTGGTCAAAGAAACTTCTACCACTGATTTATATACCGCCGTCGTCCCCCGTGGTGACGGGATTGCCAAACAAGATGAAGACGGCAATGATACCGGGGGATATAGTCGTAAGATTAATATTGCCGATGAAGTCTGGTCGAAAGCCAAGGGAGATCCCGTGGATAAACCACAAGGTCAACTCTATTTGGAAATTCCCGAACGCACCGCTCAATTTGGTTATCCAACGGGGCGTCCGAAAGTGCTAATTAAGGACTATGACGGTATTAAGGATACAACTGATTTAATTAGGCAAGCGTATCTTGATTTGAAGGATATATCACGCCCCAAAGTGCAATTTACCAGTGATGTAATTAACCTTGGCACCGTTAGTTTGGGTGATGCAATCACCATTATCATGCCCCAATACCAGATTGAATACAAAACGCGAATTTTCAAACTCAAAATTGACTTAGTCACAAATACGCGTTCGGTAGCGGAATTTGGTGATTATGTGGTTAAAACGGCAGGTCAACGTGCTTATGATATGTGGCTGAAACAAAAGAAACAACAGGATAATCAAGATGATGTTAATCAAGGTTTGAGTAATACGATTGACCAAAATAAAGACGACCAGGACGAGATTAATCAGAATCAAGACCAAATTAATCAAGATACCACGGATAAAATTGATCAAAATCAGGAGATTCAAGACACAATTAATCAACAGCTGGAAGCGGCTGATCAAGAAGCTCAGAAATTAATTGAACAATGGCAGCAGCAATTAACCGACCAAATTAATCAAGCGCAACAAGATATTGGTGATTACATTCAAGGCCAAGATCAACTTGGTGAAATTATATTTACAGGTAAAAATATGCTACCCACTAGAGGCAATATTTACAATATTGTGGCCCGCACGTCACTTGATAGCGGTAAAGGTCAGTTAATTTTCAACTCCAATGGCCTCGGATATTACGACGGCAATCGTTTAGTCAAAACCGCAGTTACCAACGATGGACGAGTATACGCTGATGCCATTACGGGCAATCAAATCACTGGTTTAACCATTAATAGTGGCACGCTTAAAAGTGGTCAGATTAGTGCTGCCAAAATTGATGGTTCGTATATTACGGGTGGGACGATTTACGGTACCAATATCAGCGGTGGAACGGTTACTGGTGTCAAGATTCAAGGTGGCACGATTAGCGGCAATACTACGATTGCATTAGGTGGAACACGAATTACTAGTTACGGTATTTCTGTTCCAGAGTTAACGGTCACGGGTGAAATTAATGGAGTTCAAGCCATAGGCGTCAGTGATCATATGTACCTCGGCCAAAAACAATTAACTTGGGATGGTTATTATCTTTATTATGGCGACCACCAAATAGCATTTTCAGAAAATTAG